Proteins from one Penicillium digitatum chromosome 2, complete sequence genomic window:
- a CDS encoding Src homology-3 domain, which yields MGNRQVTPSASFTQQSTINNPLYITTSLIAVSSFFFFDHLIIRFDSLADEMAKFRHSNILGDPFALMTVSISVLAWLIAFISSILADIQTDYPNYSWWALSYMFCVIVGLIATFGTDTGHVYGVAIVGYLACGLVLTSTSANNLVYGKHASLQAAGAGFILLSMIIIIWIFYFGSTPQATHRGFIDSFALNKEQPTEPSYRGSRPMSSAFGARPDTMATNSTPQMYTSAQLGGFETSSPLSGYPGGAPGAERSSSAPRFGTPNPTTPRNGEQEVGEVPQPTDYPYRAKAIYSYDANPEDANEISFSKHEILEVSDVSGRWWQARKQNGDTGIAPSNYLILL from the exons ATGGGAAATAGA CAAG TCACTCCTTCCGCCTCGTTTACCCAACAATCAACAATCAACAATCCCTTATATATAACCACATCGCTCATCGccgtttcttctttttttttcttcgatcATCTTATAATTCGATTCGACAGCCTCGCCGACGAAATGGCCAAATTCAGACATAGCAATATCCTAGGCGATCCGTTCGCGCTCATGACCGTCTCGATATCAGTT CTGGCATGGCTCATTGCTTTCATCTCATCTATACTTGCCGATATCCAAACCGATTATCCCAATTACTCCTGGTGGGCCCTCTCATACATGTTTTGTGTCATTGTGGGCCTCATCGCAACCTTTGGCACTGACACGGGCCACGTTTATGGCGTCGCG ATCGTTGGTTACCTGGCCTGCGGTCTTGTCCTGACATCCACAAGCGCAAACAACCTGGTCTACGGAAAACATGCCTCCCTGCAAGCCGCCGGCGCAGGCTTCATCCTACTTTCCatgatcatcatcatctggATCTTCTACTTCGGCTCCACACCCCAGGCCACTCACCGCGGCTTTATCGACTCCTTCGCCTTGAATAAGGAACAGCCGACCGAACCCTCTTACCGCGGCAGCCGTCCCATGTCCAGCGCATTTGGCGCCCGTCCAGATACCATGGCAACCAACAGCACCCCGCAAATGTACACCTCCGCACAACTAGGCGGCTTCGAGACTTCGTCCCCCCTCTCCGGATACCCCGGTGGCGCGCCCGGTGCCGAACGATCATCCTCCGCGCCTCGCTTTGGTACCCCCAACCCCACGACTCCCCGTAACGGCGAGCAAGAAGTGGGCGAAGTGCCTCAGCCAACAGACTACCCCTACCGGGCCAAGGCAATTTACTCATATGATGCCAATCCGGAAGACGCCAATGAAATCAGCTTCTCCAAACACGAGATTTTGGAAGTATCCGATGTGAGCGGCCGATGGTGGCAGGCTCGGAAGCAAAATGGAGACACTGGCATTGCGCCCTCGAACTATTTGATCCTTCTGTGA
- a CDS encoding Nuclear distribution protein RO10, putative: protein MALDSDAVAGATIELLEARLRRLTYLLTGATDWTGVPTTPEKPASFDETVSRRLARLESELERLRRSVPAVRDVLQLHDRNPDLFQTTPPNQIPEGLTTQTLASIVLSYATAFPETASRLTSLNDLPVPDAQSSAALIELQPQLDRLARMQSEQAAEISELRVRTARVLQRWYDVGVIGSGECWAEWEGRLEDVEREVRRGEVVRQGREGEI, encoded by the exons ATGGCTCTTGACAGTGACGCAGTGGCCGGTGCCACTATTGAACTCCTCGAGGCGCGCCTACGCCGTCTCACGTACCTCCTCACCGGCGCCACAGACTGGACTGGCGTCCCTACCACGCCCGAAAAGCCCGCATCCTTCGACGAGACAGTCTCTCGCAGACTCGCACGGCTAGAATCAGAACTAGAACGACTTCGTCGAAGTGTTCCAGCTGTACGGGACGTTCTACAGCTCC ATGATCGAAACCCAGATCTCTTCCAAACAACACCACCCAACCAAATCCCCGAGGGCCTCACAACTCAAACCCTAGCCTCAATAGTCCTCTCCTATGCCACCGCCTTCCCCGAAACCGCCTCGCGCCTTACATCACTAAATGACCTCCCCGTGCCGGATGCGCAGAGCTCCGCGGCACTCATTGAGCTACAGCCACAGCTAGATCGGCTCGCGCGGATGCAGAGCGAACAGGCGGCCGAGATCTCAGAGCTGCGAGTGCGTACCGCACGTGTGCTGCAGCGCTGGTACGACGTCGGGGTTATTGGGAGTGGGGAGTGCTGGGCTGAGTGGGAGGGAAGACTCGAGGACGTTGAGAGGGAGGTTAGGAGGGGGGAGGTTGTTAGGCAGGGGAGAGAGGGGGAGATTTAA